A window of the Polaribacter sp. HaHaR_3_91 genome harbors these coding sequences:
- a CDS encoding DUF4870 domain-containing protein: MKQNNENTNAFLIHISAFAGFIFPFGNIITPLITWQTLKDRSTFLDEHGKEAINFNISYSLYIFILTLTFIPVFIGSIFRNFDNFNNFNHININFETSNLFGVFGIASLAGIVGIIKIALIIIAALKAKEGENYKYPFTIKFIK; the protein is encoded by the coding sequence ATGAAACAAAATAACGAAAACACCAATGCCTTTTTAATACATATTTCTGCTTTTGCAGGATTTATATTTCCGTTTGGTAATATAATTACACCATTAATTACATGGCAAACGTTAAAAGACAGAAGTACCTTTTTAGACGAACACGGTAAAGAAGCAATCAACTTTAATATTAGTTATTCTTTATATATTTTTATATTGACATTAACTTTTATACCTGTTTTTATTGGGTCTATTTTTAGAAACTTCGATAATTTTAACAACTTTAATCATATTAACATCAATTTTGAGACTTCTAATTTATTCGGTGTTTTTGGTATTGCATCTCTTGCAGGAATTGTAGGCATCATTAAAATTGCATTGATAATTATAGCTGCATTAAAAGCGAAAGAAGGAGAAAATTATAAATATCCTTTCACTATAAAATTTATTAAATAA
- a CDS encoding PadR family transcriptional regulator, translating into MKIENTKAQMRKGVLEYCILSILKNGDAYTSEILSTLKSAEMIVVEGTIYPLLTRLKNAGLLTYRWEESTSGPPRKYYVLTENGGMFIKELDKTWSNLVNAVNQVISKKPTTNE; encoded by the coding sequence ATGAAAATAGAAAATACAAAAGCACAAATGCGAAAAGGTGTTTTAGAGTATTGTATTTTATCCATTCTAAAAAATGGAGATGCCTATACTTCTGAAATTCTTTCCACATTAAAAAGTGCAGAAATGATTGTGGTTGAAGGCACCATATATCCGTTATTAACACGCTTAAAAAACGCAGGTTTATTAACATACAGATGGGAAGAATCAACCTCTGGACCACCAAGAAAATATTATGTTTTAACAGAAAACGGAGGCATGTTTATAAAAGAACTAGATAAAACATGGAGTAATTTAGTAAACGCAGTAAACCAAGTAATCAGCAAAAAACCAACTACCAATGAATAA
- a CDS encoding PspC domain-containing protein: MNKTININLGGFFFHIDEVAYQKLKRYLESISRSLSDDPQGKNEIIADIEARISELLSEKITDARQVINEGDIEDIIKIMGQPEDYASAEEEYSDANYSYTRNNTTGKKLFRDGDDKFLGGVASGIAHYFDVDTIWIRLGLLALFFGAGFGVILYIILWILLPEAKTTAEKLQMEGEPVNIDNIEKKIREEFNNVSENVTEFANKASEKFKDGANEFSEKMNQTFSGKPQKNNGLQDFINTIGKIILVFFKVIGKFIGILLVFIAGAVILSLIIGGFSVGSLEILNVNGEFLQYPPFFYDAILPKWVLTLAAFLLIGIPFLILFVLGLRILSSSVKKISKPTSLTLLGIWVMALLTMIFTGIEYGTSHVNDGQFVKKTALNSIENDTINLKMINDDEIYYRHNLRRNSSKQQVEIDGINKLYSNNINVDVKKSNSNEAYIILQKESSGKTRYNANWNAERIEYKYEIINNTIILDAYYLSNFKNIWKDEEVNITVYIKEGNTIYFDHSVKNFLDDVKNETDIYDKDMVNHHFKMTDKSLQCTDCEVELEDTKIIEEEVN, encoded by the coding sequence ATGAATAAGACAATCAACATAAATTTAGGCGGATTTTTCTTCCACATAGATGAAGTTGCCTATCAGAAATTAAAGCGATACCTAGAATCTATTTCTAGATCGTTGAGCGATGATCCGCAAGGAAAAAATGAAATCATTGCAGATATAGAAGCACGTATTAGCGAATTGTTATCAGAAAAAATAACAGATGCAAGACAGGTTATTAATGAAGGTGATATAGAAGATATCATTAAAATTATGGGACAACCAGAAGATTATGCTAGCGCTGAAGAAGAATATAGTGACGCAAACTATTCATATACTAGAAATAACACTACCGGAAAAAAATTATTTAGAGATGGTGATGATAAATTTTTAGGAGGAGTTGCTTCTGGTATTGCACATTATTTTGATGTAGATACTATCTGGATTCGTCTTGGTTTGTTAGCCCTTTTCTTTGGAGCTGGTTTTGGAGTGATCTTATACATTATCCTTTGGATTTTGTTGCCAGAAGCTAAAACGACGGCAGAGAAATTACAAATGGAAGGAGAGCCTGTAAACATCGATAACATCGAAAAAAAGATTCGTGAAGAGTTTAATAATGTTTCAGAAAATGTAACCGAATTTGCGAATAAAGCTTCAGAAAAATTTAAAGATGGCGCTAATGAGTTTTCAGAAAAAATGAATCAGACTTTTTCGGGAAAGCCTCAAAAAAATAATGGATTACAAGATTTCATCAACACCATAGGCAAGATTATTCTTGTATTCTTTAAAGTGATTGGTAAATTTATTGGAATTCTACTAGTGTTTATTGCTGGTGCGGTTATTTTATCACTAATCATTGGTGGGTTTTCAGTAGGAAGTTTAGAGATTTTAAATGTGAACGGAGAGTTTTTACAATATCCGCCATTTTTTTATGATGCAATTTTACCAAAGTGGGTATTAACACTTGCAGCATTTTTATTAATTGGTATTCCGTTTTTAATCTTATTTGTTTTAGGGTTGCGCATATTATCGAGCAGTGTAAAAAAAATTAGCAAACCAACCTCATTAACACTTTTAGGTATTTGGGTAATGGCTTTATTAACCATGATTTTTACAGGAATAGAATACGGAACCTCTCATGTAAATGACGGTCAGTTTGTAAAGAAAACAGCTTTAAATAGCATAGAAAATGATACCATCAATTTAAAAATGATCAATGATGATGAAATTTACTACAGACACAACTTAAGAAGAAATTCTAGTAAACAGCAAGTTGAAATAGATGGAATAAACAAATTATATTCTAATAATATTAATGTTGATGTTAAAAAAAGTAATTCTAATGAAGCATATATAATTCTTCAAAAAGAGTCTTCTGGAAAAACCAGATACAATGCAAACTGGAATGCTGAAAGAATTGAATATAAATATGAAATTATCAATAATACGATTATTTTAGATGCTTATTATTTATCAAACTTTAAAAATATATGGAAAGATGAAGAAGTTAATATCACAGTTTATATTAAAGAAGGGAACACCATTTATTTTGATCATTCAGTAAAAAACTTTTTAGACGATGTAAAAAATGAAACTGATATTTATGACAAAGACATGGTTAATCATCATTTTAAAATGACCGATAAATCCTTACAATGTACAGATTGTGAAGTAGAATTAGAAGATACTAAAATTATTGAAGAGGAAGTTAATTAA
- a CDS encoding head GIN domain-containing protein — MKNSVSKIIAILFITTLFTSCSIDMMNRVNGDKNVITKTRKIADQFTGIKVSTGLDVYITQGSKNKVTVEADENLHDIIITEVENGILKVYADKGIWRAAAKKVHVTIKDLTLLTATSGSDVYGKDVINTDEISISATSGADINIKVNATSVETNSTSGSDIHISGNTINHASNATSGSSIDAYDLESENTIAKVTSGADINIYASKKLEARATSGGDIDFKGNPKTIDKKTTSGGSISKK; from the coding sequence ATGAAAAATTCAGTATCAAAAATTATTGCAATTCTATTTATAACTACTCTTTTTACATCTTGTAGTATAGACATGATGAATAGAGTTAACGGAGATAAAAATGTAATTACAAAAACCAGAAAAATTGCAGATCAATTTACGGGAATAAAAGTAAGTACAGGTTTAGATGTCTACATAACTCAAGGCTCTAAAAATAAAGTTACCGTAGAAGCTGATGAAAATTTACACGATATTATTATTACGGAAGTTGAAAATGGCATATTAAAAGTATATGCTGATAAAGGAATCTGGAGAGCAGCAGCCAAAAAGGTGCATGTTACCATTAAAGATTTAACGCTTTTAACAGCCACAAGCGGAAGTGATGTTTACGGAAAAGATGTTATAAATACCGATGAAATTTCTATCTCAGCTACAAGTGGTGCAGATATTAATATTAAAGTAAACGCAACAAGTGTAGAAACAAATTCTACAAGCGGATCTGATATTCATATTTCTGGAAATACGATAAATCATGCTTCTAATGCAACAAGCGGAAGTTCTATTGATGCATATGATTTAGAAAGTGAAAATACCATAGCAAAAGTAACTAGTGGAGCTGATATTAATATTTATGCTTCAAAAAAATTAGAAGCAAGAGCAACAAGTGGTGGCGATATTGATTTTAAAGGAAACCCAAAAACAATTGATAAAAAAACAACTTCTGGCGGAAGTATTTCTAAGAAATAA
- a CDS encoding nuclear transport factor 2 family protein produces the protein MDSFLEPFRKSILIKVVLFLAMLFYNFVLNAQVDTNSNLFKTLKSKDSILFERAFNNCEIEKLSPIIADNFEFYHDVGGIQNKEQFIDIIKKNLCTNPGNNTRQLVANSLEVHQLNNNGVIYGAIQKGKHTFQEKQKGVLKTVGIAAFTHLWILENNIWKLKRVLSYNHKPYSE, from the coding sequence ATGGACTCTTTTTTAGAACCTTTTAGAAAATCAATTTTAATAAAAGTAGTACTGTTTTTAGCAATGTTGTTTTACAACTTTGTTTTAAACGCTCAGGTTGATACAAATTCAAACTTGTTTAAAACATTAAAATCAAAAGATAGTATTTTATTTGAAAGAGCGTTTAACAATTGTGAAATCGAAAAACTAAGCCCAATTATAGCTGATAATTTTGAATTTTATCATGACGTTGGAGGTATCCAAAATAAGGAACAATTTATTGATATTATAAAAAAGAACCTATGTACCAACCCAGGAAATAACACTAGACAATTAGTTGCTAATTCTTTAGAAGTACATCAATTAAACAATAATGGCGTTATTTATGGGGCTATTCAAAAAGGAAAACACACGTTTCAAGAAAAACAAAAAGGTGTATTAAAAACTGTTGGAATTGCAGCTTTTACACACCTTTGGATTTTAGAAAATAATATTTGGAAATTAAAAAGGGTTTTGAGTTATAATCACAAACCATATTCCGAATAA
- a CDS encoding DUF6503 family protein → MKKIILLLIVVIAISCKSEPKKEVKSEIKKVEVQEETFPTELRKVFDAHGGIDAWRKVQVLSFNKEDEVHISDLHSRKIIVKSPKYSLGFDGNEIWSLEDVEGSLKRDPVFYYNLYFYFYAMPFVLADDGITYEKVDDFVFEGVNYPGYKISYRANVGTSPDDNYIVYYNPETFKMEWLAYTVTFKSKAPVDKYKMIRYNSWENVSGFILPKQITWYSKDEKDLYIPTTKIVDFKLALVSPVNLADSFFEKRVK, encoded by the coding sequence ATGAAAAAAATAATTTTATTGTTAATAGTTGTAATTGCAATTTCATGCAAAAGTGAACCTAAAAAAGAGGTTAAATCAGAAATAAAGAAAGTAGAGGTGCAAGAAGAAACATTTCCAACAGAATTAAGAAAAGTTTTTGATGCCCACGGTGGTATTGACGCATGGAGAAAAGTACAAGTATTGTCTTTTAATAAGGAAGATGAGGTTCATATTTCCGATTTACATTCTCGTAAGATTATTGTAAAATCACCAAAATATTCATTAGGTTTTGATGGAAATGAAATTTGGTCTTTAGAAGATGTTGAAGGTAGTTTAAAAAGAGATCCTGTTTTTTATTACAACTTATATTTTTATTTTTATGCCATGCCTTTTGTCTTGGCGGATGACGGAATTACTTATGAGAAAGTAGATGATTTTGTATTTGAAGGAGTCAATTATCCTGGTTATAAAATTTCTTATAGAGCAAATGTAGGTACTTCTCCAGATGATAATTATATTGTGTATTATAATCCAGAAACCTTTAAAATGGAATGGTTAGCATATACAGTAACCTTTAAATCTAAAGCTCCTGTTGATAAATATAAAATGATAAGGTATAATTCTTGGGAAAACGTAAGTGGTTTTATTTTACCAAAACAAATTACTTGGTATTCTAAAGATGAAAAAGATTTATATATACCAACAACTAAAATTGTAGATTTTAAATTGGCTTTGGTAAGTCCTGTTAATTTAGCAGATTCATTTTTCGAAAAACGTGTAAAATAG
- a CDS encoding DUF6503 family protein, protein MKKVLLLLIVVIAISCKNEPKKEVKESVKQVEVKKETFPEELGKVFEAHGGIDAWRNAEVLSFKKGEEVHTIDLQSRINVINAPNYAVGFDGKNVWLDEAEKGTFKGNPAFYHNLFFYFYAMPFVLADEGITYEKIAPLTFDGVDYPGYKMSFKSDMGSSPDDNYKLYFNAETHQMEWLAYTATFMSKKPSDKFNIIKYGKWNNVNGLILPSEITWYKKDENGVPTEPAKPATVFTDASINKNDLTDSFFSKAVK, encoded by the coding sequence ATGAAAAAAGTACTTTTATTGTTAATTGTGGTCATTGCAATTTCTTGTAAGAATGAACCTAAAAAAGAGGTTAAAGAATCTGTAAAACAAGTTGAAGTTAAAAAAGAAACTTTCCCAGAAGAATTAGGAAAAGTTTTTGAAGCTCATGGAGGAATTGATGCTTGGAGAAATGCAGAGGTTTTATCCTTTAAAAAAGGAGAGGAAGTACATACGATTGATTTACAATCTCGTATAAATGTAATTAATGCACCCAATTATGCTGTTGGTTTCGACGGAAAAAATGTTTGGTTAGACGAGGCAGAAAAAGGAACTTTTAAAGGAAATCCTGCTTTTTATCACAATTTATTCTTTTACTTTTATGCAATGCCTTTTGTATTAGCTGATGAAGGAATTACGTATGAAAAAATAGCACCTTTAACTTTTGATGGTGTAGATTATCCTGGTTATAAAATGTCTTTCAAGTCAGATATGGGAAGTTCTCCTGATGATAATTACAAGTTGTATTTTAACGCAGAAACACATCAAATGGAATGGTTGGCATATACCGCAACATTTATGTCTAAAAAACCAAGCGATAAATTCAATATCATTAAATATGGTAAATGGAATAATGTAAACGGATTGATTTTACCATCAGAAATTACTTGGTATAAAAAAGATGAAAATGGTGTACCAACTGAACCAGCGAAACCTGCGACTGTGTTTACAGATGCATCAATCAATAAAAATGATTTAACAGATTCATTTTTTTCTAAGGCTGTAAAGTAA
- a CDS encoding ABC transporter ATP-binding protein: MQHYKESKKDKTKPKVTLKQAFKTIIWPRRNLVFLGLILIIIRSLSGFVLPMQSKVLMDEVIPNKDYSHLYNLIFIVIGAILVQAITSFLLTKVLSIQAQYLISELRAQVQKKVLSLPISFFDNTKSGALVSRIMSDVEGVRNLIGTGLVQLIGGSFTAILTLVILLRMNVWMTVFTFVPLSIFGIIALKSFKYIRPIFRARGKINAEVKGRLTETLGGIRVIKAFNAEEQESKIFEEGVDNIYQNVKKSMTATAIMTSSSTLLIGLATTGVMGIGGYYMIQGTMTFGDFIQFTFLLAFMVAPIVQMSNIGSQLTEALAGLDRTEELMNMAAEEDDEERKVVLEDLQGEINFDDVSFSYEEGKKVINNINFKVPAGSVTALVGSSGSGKSTIAGLSATFLNPESGTITIDNQDMSKVKLSSYRKYLGVVLQDEFLFEGSIRQNILFPRPDATEEELQNAVKAAYVNEFTDRFDDGLDTLIGERGVKLSGGQRQRLAIARAILADPKIIILDEATSSLDTESESLIQKSLSKLVKDRTTIVIAHRLSTIKKADQILVIEAGSIAERGTHDELIAKQGRYYDLYTYQSKI; this comes from the coding sequence ATGCAACATTATAAAGAATCAAAAAAAGATAAAACCAAACCCAAAGTAACCTTAAAACAAGCTTTTAAAACCATTATTTGGCCAAGAAGAAACTTGGTGTTTTTAGGTTTAATATTAATAATTATTAGAAGTTTATCTGGTTTTGTGCTGCCCATGCAAAGTAAAGTTTTAATGGATGAGGTAATTCCAAATAAAGATTACAGTCATTTATACAACTTAATTTTTATTGTTATTGGGGCGATTTTAGTACAAGCAATTACTTCTTTTTTATTGACGAAAGTTTTGAGTATTCAGGCGCAATATTTAATATCAGAATTAAGAGCACAAGTACAAAAAAAAGTTTTGTCTTTGCCTATCAGTTTTTTCGATAATACAAAATCTGGTGCCTTGGTTTCTAGAATTATGAGCGATGTAGAAGGGGTTAGAAACTTAATTGGTACAGGTTTGGTACAATTAATTGGAGGTTCGTTTACGGCAATTTTAACCTTGGTTATTTTGTTAAGAATGAATGTTTGGATGACGGTTTTTACCTTTGTTCCTTTATCAATTTTTGGTATAATAGCGTTAAAATCTTTTAAATACATTCGACCGATTTTTAGAGCAAGAGGAAAAATTAATGCAGAAGTAAAAGGACGTTTAACGGAAACGTTGGGCGGAATTAGGGTGATAAAAGCCTTTAATGCAGAAGAACAAGAAAGCAAAATTTTTGAGGAAGGTGTTGATAATATTTATCAGAATGTAAAGAAAAGTATGACGGCAACTGCTATCATGACAAGTTCATCAACCCTTTTAATTGGTTTAGCAACTACTGGAGTGATGGGAATTGGTGGGTATTATATGATACAAGGTACCATGACTTTTGGTGATTTTATTCAGTTTACATTTTTGTTAGCTTTTATGGTAGCGCCAATTGTACAAATGAGTAATATTGGTAGTCAATTAACAGAAGCTTTGGCAGGTTTAGACAGAACGGAAGAGTTAATGAATATGGCTGCGGAAGAAGATGATGAAGAAAGAAAGGTTGTTTTAGAAGATTTACAAGGAGAAATTAATTTTGACGATGTTTCTTTCTCTTACGAAGAAGGAAAGAAGGTGATTAATAATATCAACTTTAAAGTTCCTGCTGGTTCTGTAACTGCTTTGGTAGGGAGTTCTGGTTCAGGTAAATCTACCATTGCAGGTCTATCAGCAACATTTTTAAATCCTGAATCTGGTACTATTACTATTGATAATCAAGACATGTCTAAAGTGAAACTATCCAGTTATCGTAAGTATTTAGGTGTTGTTTTACAAGACGAATTTTTGTTTGAAGGTAGCATTAGACAAAACATACTATTTCCTAGACCAGATGCTACAGAAGAGGAATTACAAAATGCCGTAAAGGCGGCGTATGTAAATGAGTTTACAGATCGTTTTGATGATGGTTTAGATACTTTAATTGGAGAAAGAGGTGTAAAGCTTTCTGGCGGCCAGCGTCAGCGTTTGGCAATTGCAAGAGCTATTTTAGCAGATCCAAAAATTATTATTTTAGATGAAGCAACTTCTAGTTTAGATACCGAAAGTGAGTCTTTAATTCAGAAAAGTTTGTCTAAATTGGTGAAAGACAGAACAACGATTGTGATTGCGCACAGGTTGAGTACTATTAAAAAAGCAGATCAGATTTTAGTTATTGAAGCAGGAAGTATTGCAGAAAGAGGTACGCATGATGAATTGATTGCTAAACAAGGCAGGTATTATGATTTGTATACCTATCAATCTAAAATATAA
- a CDS encoding acetyl-CoA carboxylase biotin carboxyl carrier protein subunit, with amino-acid sequence MKHAYQVKVNDTFDFKIDGQAVKKLDTLKVSDSEFHVLDNHLSYKTEIINANFYEKSYSIKVNNTVYQIKIHDELDILIKEMGFEIGITKEVNEIKAPMPGLILEINVQVGSEVKEDDTLLILEAMKMENALTSPRAGIIKTISVTKGETVDKNQLLIAFE; translated from the coding sequence ATGAAACATGCTTATCAAGTAAAAGTAAACGATACTTTCGATTTTAAAATTGACGGACAAGCTGTAAAAAAACTAGACACTTTAAAAGTTTCAGATTCCGAATTTCATGTGCTTGATAATCATTTATCGTACAAAACTGAAATTATAAACGCCAATTTTTATGAGAAATCGTATTCCATAAAAGTGAATAACACGGTTTATCAAATTAAAATTCATGATGAATTAGATATCCTTATTAAAGAAATGGGATTCGAAATTGGCATCACAAAAGAAGTTAACGAAATTAAAGCACCTATGCCCGGTTTAATATTAGAAATTAATGTTCAAGTTGGTTCGGAAGTAAAAGAAGATGACACTCTTTTAATTTTAGAAGCCATGAAAATGGAAAACGCATTAACGTCTCCAAGAGCAGGAATTATAAAAACGATTTCGGTAACAAAAGGAGAAACTGTAGATAAAAATCAACTTTTAATAGCATTTGAATAA
- the accC gene encoding acetyl-CoA carboxylase biotin carboxylase subunit, translating to MKKILIANRGEIAIRVMRTAKKMGIKTIAVYSSIDRNAPHVRFADEAVLIGEAPSNQSYLLGNKIIEVAKNLNVDAIHPGYGFLSENADFAEACEKNNIVFIGPKSKAIKIMGSKLAAKEAVKAYNIPMVPGTEEAITDIPKAKIIAKEIGFPILIKASAGGGGKGMRVVENEMEFESQMQRAISEAINAFGDGAVFIEKYVTSPRHIEMQIMADTHGNVVHLFERECSIQRRHQKVIEEAPSAILTPELRSKMGEAAIKVAKSCDYVGAGTVEFLLDDHHNFYFLEMNTRLQVEHPVTELITNTDLVELQIRVARGEVLPITQENLKIKGHALELRVYAEDPLNDFLPSVGNLKVYKLPEGKNIRVDNGFEQGMDIPIYYDPMLSKLITYGKTREEAIELMITAIQNYQIEGIETTLPFGSFVCEHDAFRSGNFNTHFVKKHYSPEAIINKQQQEAKIAALIAVKKYLEDQKLLRIPVSSSSIQ from the coding sequence ATGAAAAAAATTTTAATAGCAAACAGAGGAGAAATCGCCATTCGTGTTATGCGAACCGCTAAAAAAATGGGTATAAAAACAATTGCTGTGTATTCTTCTATAGACAGAAATGCACCTCACGTAAGGTTTGCAGACGAAGCTGTTTTAATTGGAGAAGCACCATCTAATCAATCTTATTTATTAGGTAATAAAATTATTGAAGTTGCTAAAAACCTAAACGTAGATGCCATTCATCCTGGTTATGGTTTTTTATCTGAAAATGCCGATTTTGCAGAAGCCTGCGAAAAGAATAACATCGTTTTTATTGGTCCAAAATCTAAAGCCATTAAAATAATGGGAAGTAAATTGGCAGCAAAAGAGGCTGTAAAAGCATATAATATTCCGATGGTTCCTGGCACAGAAGAAGCCATTACAGACATTCCGAAAGCTAAAATAATAGCTAAAGAAATCGGATTCCCTATACTAATAAAGGCATCCGCCGGTGGCGGAGGAAAAGGAATGCGTGTGGTAGAAAACGAAATGGAATTCGAATCGCAAATGCAAAGAGCCATCAGCGAAGCTATAAATGCTTTTGGTGATGGGGCTGTTTTTATAGAAAAATATGTTACCTCACCTAGACATATCGAAATGCAAATTATGGCAGATACACACGGAAATGTGGTGCATCTTTTTGAACGCGAATGTAGCATTCAACGTCGTCATCAAAAAGTAATTGAAGAAGCTCCTTCTGCTATTTTAACCCCAGAATTACGCTCAAAGATGGGAGAAGCAGCCATTAAAGTCGCAAAATCTTGTGATTATGTTGGTGCTGGTACGGTTGAGTTTTTGCTAGATGACCATCATAATTTCTATTTTCTAGAAATGAATACACGTTTGCAAGTAGAACATCCGGTTACGGAACTCATTACAAATACCGATTTGGTAGAATTACAAATTCGTGTGGCTCGAGGCGAAGTATTACCAATCACACAAGAAAACTTAAAAATTAAGGGACACGCTTTAGAGTTACGTGTCTATGCAGAAGATCCTTTAAATGATTTTTTACCAAGTGTGGGGAATTTAAAGGTTTACAAATTACCAGAAGGTAAAAACATTCGTGTGGATAATGGTTTTGAACAAGGCATGGACATTCCCATTTATTACGATCCCATGTTATCAAAATTAATCACCTACGGAAAAACAAGAGAAGAAGCTATTGAATTGATGATTACCGCTATTCAGAACTATCAGATTGAAGGAATTGAAACCACTTTACCTTTCGGAAGTTTTGTGTGTGAACATGATGCTTTTCGTTCTGGAAATTTCAATACACATTTTGTTAAAAAGCATTATTCCCCAGAAGCTATAATAAACAAGCAACAACAAGAAGCAAAAATTGCAGCACTTATTGCTGTAAAAAAGTATTTAGAAGATCAAAAATTATTAAGAATACCTGTTTCTAGTAGCAGTATTCAGTAG
- a CDS encoding acyl-CoA carboxylase subunit beta: MESKIKILNDKLAQAYLGGGQDKIDKQHQKKKLTARERVLYLLDDGSFEEIGALVTHRTKEFGMEYQVYYGDGVVTGYGTVNGRLTYVFAQDFTVFGGSLSETHAEKICKIMDLALKVGAPLIGLNDSGGARIQEGVRSLGGYADIFYKNVQSSGIIPQLSAIMGPCAGGAVYSPAMTDFTIMVEHSSYMFVTGPSVVKTVTNEEVTSEELGGASTHATKSGVAHKTSSNDVTCLEEIKKLLSYLPQNNKETPALLPFKLQDEIREELTNIVPLDSNKPYDMHKVISGIIDEDSFYEIHKDYAENIIVGFARLGGRSVGIVANQPQFLAGVLDVNSSKKGARFVRFCDAFNIPLLVLEDVPGFLPGTDQEWNGIIVHGAKLLYAFSEATVPRVTVITRKAYGGAYDVMNSKHIGADMNFAWPSAEIAVMGAKGAVEIIFKREIKSSENPVEKLKEKEAEYATLFTNPYSAAQRGFIDEVIIPKDTRRKLIKAFSMLENKEIVKPDRKHGNIPL; the protein is encoded by the coding sequence ATGGAATCAAAAATAAAAATCCTTAACGACAAACTTGCTCAAGCTTATTTAGGTGGTGGTCAAGATAAAATTGATAAGCAACATCAAAAGAAAAAATTAACAGCAAGAGAGCGTGTTTTGTATTTATTAGATGACGGTTCTTTTGAAGAAATTGGCGCTTTAGTTACACACAGAACAAAAGAATTTGGTATGGAATATCAAGTTTATTATGGTGATGGTGTAGTAACTGGTTACGGAACCGTAAACGGAAGACTAACCTATGTCTTTGCTCAAGATTTTACTGTTTTTGGAGGCTCTTTATCTGAAACACATGCAGAGAAAATCTGTAAAATTATGGACTTGGCGCTGAAAGTTGGAGCTCCATTAATTGGTCTAAATGATTCTGGTGGTGCAAGAATTCAAGAAGGTGTTCGTTCTCTTGGCGGTTATGCAGATATTTTTTATAAAAATGTGCAATCGTCTGGAATCATTCCGCAATTATCTGCCATAATGGGCCCTTGTGCTGGTGGTGCAGTCTATTCCCCTGCCATGACAGATTTTACCATTATGGTAGAACACAGTAGTTATATGTTTGTAACAGGACCGAGCGTCGTAAAAACAGTTACCAATGAAGAAGTTACAAGTGAAGAACTAGGTGGCGCAAGTACACATGCTACAAAATCTGGAGTAGCACACAAAACATCTTCTAATGACGTAACTTGTTTAGAAGAAATTAAAAAACTTTTAAGCTATTTACCTCAAAATAATAAAGAAACTCCTGCCCTTTTACCTTTTAAATTACAAGATGAAATTAGAGAAGAACTTACTAACATTGTTCCTTTAGACTCCAATAAACCGTACGATATGCACAAAGTCATATCCGGAATTATAGATGAAGATTCTTTTTATGAAATTCATAAAGATTATGCCGAAAATATTATTGTTGGTTTTGCTAGATTAGGCGGAAGAAGTGTTGGAATTGTTGCGAATCAGCCGCAGTTTTTAGCTGGTGTTTTAGATGTAAATAGCTCTAAAAAAGGAGCTCGCTTTGTGCGTTTTTGCGATGCTTTTAATATTCCGCTTTTAGTACTTGAAGATGTTCCAGGTTTTTTACCAGGAACCGACCAAGAATGGAATGGTATTATTGTACACGGAGCAAAATTACTCTACGCTTTTAGCGAAGCTACTGTGCCAAGAGTTACCGTAATTACACGTAAAGCGTATGGTGGCGCGTACGATGTTATGAACTCTAAACATATTGGGGCAGACATGAATTTTGCATGGCCAAGCGCAGAAATTGCAGTTATGGGAGCTAAAGGAGCTGTAGAGATTATTTTTAAAAGAGAAATTAAATCCTCTGAAAATCCAGTTGAAAAATTAAAAGAAAAAGAAGCAGAATATGCAACACTTTTCACCAATCCATACAGCGCTGCGCAACGTGGTTTTATAGATGAAGTAATTATTCCAAAAGATACCCGAAGAAAGTTAATAAAAGCATTTTCTATGCTAGAAAATAAGGAAATAGTGAAGCCAGATCGAAAGCACGGAAACATACCATTATAA